The Hydractinia symbiolongicarpus strain clone_291-10 chromosome 2, HSymV2.1, whole genome shotgun sequence genomic sequence ACCTTTTTGGATGTAAAAAAGGGTTTAAAGATAGAAGCGTTCATATAAGATGCCAACACTGCGCAAAACTAGAAAAAAATGTCGTGTGAAAGAGCACTAAACTCTAATTCAGTCCAGTTTTTACTAAAACTTAGTTGTCGAAGAATTATCAGTCGCTAAAGCCTGTATGTAAGAGCACTTACCTTTCTCTTATAAAAACTATTTCTAGAAGAATAAATTTAAGTTTAACCATAAATCGCAACATTTGTCGTTTTCGCCCTGTGGATGTTGTTCATCGGTAATTTTTCAAGTATGACGCCATTTTGTACTGACATCGTTTCAAAACGCCAGTTAATACGCCAAATCGATATTTTCCGGTATGACGCATTTTTGCCAACATCGATTCGACGACGCCAGTTAATGTTTACGTTATATCGCTATTTTATGACAACATTGTTGCCGCAACATctgtattcttctgatattccACCATTTTATCCGCGAAATCTACACTACCCTTTCCGGCATGACGACATTTtacaatgacgtcatttttgtgAAATATATATTGACTTCAGCAATTTGACATTAATACATTAGACTTCCCATTGACAATACTTCAACCATTACATACTTACAAGTGTTTTGCGACTATAAATTTAAACGCTAGCTTGCAGAACGCTATGTTTTGTGCAAGACTGGTTTCTATATGATAAACCCTGAGTACTGCTCCCAAAGTCTACCTTCATAGGTTGCTGTGGATATAGGGCGTGCTATGGGTGAGAAGACGCCTTTGTTTATGTAAAGACCAGGTCTTGCTTTAGTGAATCGATCCAACGCGTCCGAGTTGACGAAGCCAAACAaatttaaatgtgataactCCGGAAGTTTTAGCAGTTCTCTAAAACATAAACACAAATAAAATTGACGACACTACAACAATATTTGTTTGAAAGAATTCGGTCCGACTGGTAGCCTGGTGGTTGAGCGGTCGCTTCCAGTGCTGGAGGTCTTACTTTCAAATTCCGCCCGAGTCATGCTAGAGATTATAAAAGTgcgaatctatcctttctgctaagcattcagcatgagaataggattattATCTtaagcggttgtctagttgagcgatagCTGTGTTCGCACGACTTTCGtaactcaaatgggagctttaaatgcactgtgACCCCCTTCCCAAAACCCTCGTTTATAGCAGTACTAATAGAAACCGAAAATCCTGGGTAAACAATTTAAGTAATCTATTAATTAGctgttttaaaattatcaaccATTATGACCTACTTGAGATCAATGGCTAAAAGAGATAGCTTTTGTTCACAACACACACGTATCTCCCAGCGATTTAAGTAACAGATCAACCATGTAACACACAAACATACATTTCTTATCCTGCTagcaacttcgttcccaggttTCTTtcctctttttatttatttatttagcatGAGCCCTTTGGGGGAAGGAGGATTACTTACAACAACTGTTCGGGTTTCACATCAGAACATCGACTTATTGACAACTTCTGAAGAAAAGCGCAGTTGTCAGCAACTAATTTCATCGTTCCTATCTGTAATGTGACGTCACTAAAATAAAGGTAAAAACATCcaggttttttgaaaaaaaaaacagaaaagaaaactttcaaaatgtttaACACTGTACCTGAAATCAAGCGCTGTGAGTTTGCTACACGAAGTCACTAGCATCTCCATGActacaaagtaaacaaaacactTAACAACTGGCTCGTAAAGGTAATTCGTGTTACCAGACCTGTTAGAATTACAAATCCTTTGATTGTTCTGATTATTCTCGTATCAAATTTATACTTGCATTTCTTAAAGACGTTTTTGAAAGCCTCATATTGAAATATTTCTCGATTCGACCAATAAAATGTTTCCCTATGAGTAATTGAAGGGGGTTCTAATAAGAGAGGGAGCAGTGGATTTTCCAAATAATTCTTTATGTATAGAGAGTGGGAGGTGTTTATAAATTTAAATGGGtggtaaattgttttttcaaatttgatgTTGTCCGCCTATCTACTAGGTTTTCTTTCTATTAGGTTATCAAGAGAAAGTAAACCTTCAATATGTATTGCCAAGTTTATGACAAAATTTAACTTGTAGAATATTTCAACTTGAAATATCAGAAATGCTGACCTTTTCTGTTTATTCCACCTCTCAATCCGCTTAAATTTAATTCTTGCAACTCCTTGCAGCGGCAAATCTGcagaaaaaacaaaacgcgAAACAAGTAAAAGCAGAAAAGCAAGCCAGAAGAAATTTCAGGATTAGAATGCCAGGTTTAAAGATATCCCCAAATCTCCAACAACCCGTTTGCTTTATTGAAGAAGTAATTTCACTTTTGTCTGTCCAGTGTTCAATTTATTGTGGAAAGCTTGTTATTTCTTGATTTCATTTCTACTAAATTATTATGTTCAAGAAAAGATAAAATTTCCACAATAACCATCTGTTTACAAGTTCCTCTATGTAGATTGACTAACAAAGTTTTCCTTAAAactagttattattattttccatTACTTTGCGTTTATTGTGAAAAACACTTGATTAGATCCAGTGAACTTACGTATCGAACGCTGTCTCTTGTTTGATTGGTCCATGATAAATTTAACGACTTCAGTCTGAAAAAAAGTACAAGTCATAATGTTTACAAGTTTGAGTTCACTCTAAATATCTGACCCCTATCTTACACCTTAAGCTTTTTAACACGAAAAATGTCAATGTTCTTCATTATTTTGTGTGTTTGCAGTTCAAATTATTTTATACGCAGCCCTGTGtcctttttctttaaaagtcaAATCAAACTATATAAAAACAgagcaaagtttttttgttaaaacttgcgAAAATTCTAGAGCTTTGTGCATAAGAAAAATGATAAGATTGTCACGAATCTTCCCgtgtagttttttttctttaacgtacTAAGAAAATTAACAAGACCTCCACGGCTTTTGCGAACCGTTGTGTTTTGACAATAAAACAAACAACGTAAATGTCTAAAAGTTAGCCAATCATAGCACGACAACTAGAAAATACAGCCAATCATAGCACGACAACTAGAAAATACATCCAATCAGAACATACATCGCCTCGTAAGCTTAAAAACACTGTAAAAACATATGAACACTTAGTTTCCAGTCCCTTACTTTAAACACTTTCTAGTTACCACATCTATGGCAGATGATGTCAAACCAATCGACAAGGCTAAATTCAATACTTCTAAACCATGGTTGTAGCTAATGGCactaaaaaaaatcatgttacTATGACAAccagtaaaaaatcatttaaccaataatattggaaaatttaataacggAGTAAAAGGTTCTCGATAATTATTGCGATTCTAGAGTAACAGCAACATAAAAAAGTCGTGACAACAAGACAAAACGAATATAAGAACTACTGCCATTTTGTGTGATAATTTAAATCCTTTTGAACAGGTAGAAATACGAAGAAATAGGTTTACGTGATCTCGCGTATTCCCATTTTACAGCCTTCCAATGAGAGAAACTTTAACGAATTGCATCTCTGAAACAAAATACGGGGATTACACGTCATTCTTACAACGTCAACTGTACAACGTCATTTTTAGACGCCATCTTTACAACGTCATTTTAGACGTCATCTTACAACGTCATCTTTAGAAGTCATCTTCAGACGTCATCGTTCGAAATGACAAAACTATAAAAAGTGACCTAACACGAAGCTCGCAGGTAAAAGAACTAAAATTCTATATAGGATTGAAAAGGACGTAAATTTCGAAGACGTCAAGACATAAGTCGTTGCTTTCAATGTAGTCGAAAAGAAAATGTCAATTACAGGGCCAAAGGTTTCGacgttaaaaaaaagttaaataagcgAAAAAACtgataacaaaataatataatctACGCGAGGGAAAAAAACGTACAGTCGATATTCATCAGTTAACCATGATTAAACCCGCACGAGAACTTTGATGCTAAACAGATTTTAAATAAACTTACAAATAACAGGCAAGCTAAGTTGTCGGCACCGAACTTCGTCATTGAAGCATCAAGGTGAGTCAGCGAAAATGTACCACAGCTAAACAAACTGAACGCGATAACATTTTGATGTGTGAATTAGACACGCAGGGGGAGAGATAAATAcaggaaatgaatgaaaaaaccTGAGCTTACGAATTTTCACTTGATACGTTACAATCGT encodes the following:
- the LOC130629503 gene encoding S-phase kinase-associated protein 2-like isoform X2, with protein sequence MSHKKRLGTNSSENGDYLQACLEVDPLNWTFDENTPRDAENEGQDEATQSKQRKTEDRKDVALEQQDVFPADVSILETFLPVPCVSKTVQATSNELKKQLLGADNKAGGIIIIDDPFSFLVDEIILSIFKLLPHSSLTRCVQVCHRWKQLGYDDLLWREVNLDGKHINCAGVLGSILHRGVRVVRLSKAEILAPICVNDCNVSSENSCGTFSLTHLDASMTKFGADNLACLLFRCNSLKFLSLEGCKMGIREITAISYNHGLEVLNLALSIGLTSSAIDVVTRKCLKLKSLNLSWTNQTRDSVRYICRCKELQELNLSGLRGGINRKVMEMLVTSCSKLTALDFSDVTLQIGTMKLVADNCAFLQKLSISRCSDVKPEQLLELLKLPELSHLNLFGFVNSDALDRFTKARPGLYINKGVFSPIARPISTATYEGRLWEQYSGFII
- the LOC130629503 gene encoding S-phase kinase-associated protein 2-like isoform X1 translates to MSHKKRLGTNSSENGDYLQACLEVDPLNWTFDENTPRDAENEGQDEATQSKQRKTEDRKDVALEQQDVFPADVSILETFLPVPCVSKTVQATSNELKKQLLGADNKAGGIIIIDDPFSFLVDEIILSIFKLLPHSSLTRCVQVCHRWKQLGYDDLLWREVNLDGKHINCAGVLGSILHRGVRVVRLSKAEILAPICVNDCNVSSENSLFSCGTFSLTHLDASMTKFGADNLACLLFRCNSLKFLSLEGCKMGIREITAISYNHGLEVLNLALSIGLTSSAIDVVTRKCLKLKSLNLSWTNQTRDSVRYICRCKELQELNLSGLRGGINRKVMEMLVTSCSKLTALDFSDVTLQIGTMKLVADNCAFLQKLSISRCSDVKPEQLLELLKLPELSHLNLFGFVNSDALDRFTKARPGLYINKGVFSPIARPISTATYEGRLWEQYSGFII